In Myxococcus stipitatus, the following are encoded in one genomic region:
- a CDS encoding glutathione peroxidase — MSNVYDIPLKAIDGAPVTLGKFKGKVLLVVNVASKCGLTPQYAGLEKLFEQKNAQGLEVLGFPANNFLGQEPGTEAEIQQFCDLNYAVKFPLFSKISVVGEDKHPLYQQLTAAVPNATGEGSMRARLKGFGIEANPVPEVQWNFEKFLIGRDGRVAARFAPDVTAEDPRLVQAIDAELAKSA; from the coding sequence ATGAGCAACGTCTACGACATTCCCCTGAAGGCCATCGACGGCGCGCCTGTGACGCTGGGCAAGTTCAAGGGCAAGGTGCTGCTGGTCGTCAACGTGGCCTCCAAGTGTGGCCTGACGCCGCAGTACGCGGGGCTCGAGAAGCTCTTCGAGCAGAAGAACGCCCAGGGCCTCGAGGTCCTCGGCTTCCCGGCCAACAACTTCCTGGGCCAGGAGCCCGGCACCGAGGCCGAGATTCAGCAGTTCTGCGACCTCAACTACGCCGTGAAGTTCCCCCTCTTCTCGAAGATCTCCGTCGTGGGCGAGGACAAGCACCCGCTCTACCAGCAACTCACCGCCGCCGTCCCCAACGCCACCGGCGAAGGCTCCATGCGCGCGCGCCTCAAGGGCTTCGGCATCGAGGCCAACCCGGTTCCCGAAGTGCAATGGAACTTCGAGAAGTTCCTCATCGGCCGCGATGGCCGCGTCGCCGCCCGCTTCGCCCCCGATGTGACGGCGGAAGACCCTCGGCTCGTCCAGGCCATCGACGCCGAACTGGCGAAGTCCGCGTAG
- the nhaA gene encoding Na+/H+ antiporter NhaA encodes METPTTSNTPRPRPPAPVPALFRVAIAPLQAFFRLQASSGILLALCAVLAMAWANSPWAPSYAHLFGARLDLGVAGTQVSFTFQQLINDGLMTLFFFLVGMEVKRELSSGELRTLSRAMLPLIAALGGMVVPAALYAAINAGTPAMAGWAIPMATDIAFAIGCLTLVKARVGHGLVVFLTALAIFDDIGGILVIAMFYGTGLHVEWLLAAAAVVALLVAFNRFYVRNGVWWLLAGVALWYTMHHGGIHATLAGVVVGLCIPARPTRPGREVMEELSGYVQGSIAKAEDESMRSAQLLYIEERLEELEPPLNRFEHMLHGWVAYGIVPLFALANSGISLEGMGWGDLLAPLPLGIIVGLFVGKQVGIFAFTVGALKAGVSEMPAGGNLVRLHGVSVVAGIGFTVALFVAGLAFAGQPELLTEAKLGILVGSLLSAVVGYSVLRFVAKPVTPA; translated from the coding sequence ATGGAGACACCAACGACCTCGAACACTCCCCGGCCACGACCCCCGGCGCCTGTTCCCGCGCTCTTCCGGGTCGCCATCGCACCGCTCCAAGCCTTCTTCCGCCTCCAGGCGAGCAGCGGCATCCTGCTGGCCCTCTGCGCCGTGTTGGCCATGGCCTGGGCCAACTCACCGTGGGCCCCGTCGTATGCCCACCTCTTTGGTGCCCGCCTGGACCTCGGCGTGGCGGGCACCCAGGTGTCGTTCACTTTCCAGCAGCTCATCAACGACGGCCTGATGACGCTGTTCTTCTTCCTGGTGGGGATGGAGGTCAAGCGGGAGCTGAGCTCGGGTGAGCTGCGCACGTTGTCCCGAGCGATGCTGCCGCTCATCGCCGCGCTGGGAGGCATGGTGGTGCCCGCGGCGCTCTACGCGGCCATCAACGCGGGGACACCCGCCATGGCGGGTTGGGCCATCCCCATGGCCACGGACATCGCGTTCGCCATCGGTTGTCTCACGCTGGTCAAGGCGCGCGTGGGCCACGGGCTGGTCGTCTTCCTCACGGCGCTGGCCATCTTCGACGACATCGGAGGCATCCTGGTCATCGCCATGTTCTATGGCACGGGCCTGCACGTGGAGTGGCTCCTGGCCGCCGCGGCGGTCGTGGCTTTGCTCGTGGCGTTCAACCGCTTCTACGTGCGCAATGGCGTCTGGTGGCTGCTGGCGGGTGTGGCGCTCTGGTACACGATGCACCACGGGGGCATCCACGCGACGCTCGCGGGCGTGGTGGTGGGCCTGTGCATCCCCGCGCGCCCCACGCGTCCGGGCCGGGAGGTGATGGAGGAGCTGTCCGGTTACGTCCAGGGCAGCATCGCGAAGGCCGAGGACGAGTCGATGCGGAGCGCGCAGTTGCTCTACATCGAGGAGAGGCTGGAGGAGCTGGAGCCGCCGCTCAACCGCTTCGAGCACATGCTGCACGGGTGGGTGGCGTACGGCATCGTTCCGCTGTTCGCGCTGGCGAACTCGGGCATCTCGCTGGAGGGGATGGGCTGGGGAGATTTGCTCGCGCCGTTGCCCTTGGGAATCATCGTGGGCCTCTTCGTGGGCAAGCAGGTGGGCATCTTCGCCTTCACGGTGGGGGCGCTGAAGGCGGGGGTCTCCGAGATGCCGGCGGGAGGCAACCTGGTGCGGCTGCATGGCGTGTCCGTGGTGGCGGGCATCGGCTTCACGGTGGCGCTGTTCGTCGCGGGCCTGGCCTTCGCGGGGCAGCCGGAGCTGCTGACCGAGGCGAAGCTGGGCATCCTGGTGGGGTCGCTGTTGTCGGCGGTGGTGGGCTATAGCGTGCTGCGGTTCGTGGCGAAGCCGGTGACACCGGCGTAA
- a CDS encoding ABC1 kinase family protein, translating into MILQDLNRVRQITVIAARHGFGEVLERAGLWRILGRKEKVEVSPEAQRASTARRFRMLLNDLGPTFVKLGQVLSTRADLLPAEFIDELSLLQDNVDPIPLEQVHAQIRESLGKDAKELFKQIDEVPLAAASIAQVHRAVTLEGDEVVVKVQRPGIAANIDSDLAVLRNLARLLEAVVEETGIYTPTGIVDEFDRAIHEELDFVNEATNVRAFLENHRERPYLKIPKVYSALSSRTVLTLEFIRGVKINQAELSDEDRKTIAQHILEASFRQLFDDGLFHGDPHPGNLLLLEGNRLALLDFGIVGRLSRPMQETLVMLCLAVALKDSDSVARILYRVGVPDARANLVGFRNDIEGILGQHLPTTLGQVDTRSLLRDLLDLAVKYRIRIPKEYAILSRASVSTEGMLRSLYPEMNIIEVVLPYAKELLAGRYDPMQLQGGLMRTLLRLQSMAADLPTQLSQILLDMESGKFTVTVRADQFEKLNENLRSAAVIAFMGLCACGFIVGAFISFAPKPWMYGNIPVLGAVGIALAAGLFGAAITWYLFGGRGLGKVRLSRFLKAPKRK; encoded by the coding sequence GTGATTCTCCAGGACCTCAATCGTGTGCGGCAGATCACCGTCATCGCGGCCCGCCATGGCTTTGGCGAGGTCCTGGAGCGCGCGGGCCTCTGGCGCATCCTGGGGCGCAAGGAGAAGGTGGAGGTGTCGCCGGAGGCGCAGCGTGCGTCCACGGCGCGCCGCTTCCGGATGCTCCTGAACGACCTGGGGCCCACGTTCGTGAAGCTGGGCCAGGTGTTGTCCACGCGGGCGGACCTGTTGCCCGCGGAGTTCATCGACGAGCTGTCGTTGCTCCAGGACAACGTGGACCCCATCCCGTTGGAGCAGGTGCACGCGCAGATTCGCGAGTCGCTGGGCAAGGACGCGAAGGAGTTGTTCAAGCAGATCGACGAGGTGCCGCTGGCCGCGGCCTCCATCGCCCAGGTGCACCGCGCGGTGACGCTGGAGGGTGACGAGGTGGTGGTGAAGGTGCAGCGGCCAGGCATCGCCGCGAACATCGACTCGGACCTCGCGGTGTTGCGCAACCTGGCGCGGCTGCTGGAGGCGGTGGTCGAGGAGACGGGCATCTACACGCCCACGGGCATCGTCGACGAGTTCGACCGGGCGATTCACGAGGAGTTGGACTTCGTCAACGAGGCGACCAACGTCCGGGCGTTCCTGGAGAACCACCGGGAGCGGCCCTACCTCAAGATTCCGAAGGTGTACTCGGCGCTGTCCAGCCGGACGGTGCTGACGTTGGAGTTCATCCGCGGGGTGAAGATCAACCAGGCGGAGCTGTCGGACGAGGACCGGAAGACGATTGCGCAGCACATCCTGGAGGCGAGCTTCCGGCAGCTCTTCGACGACGGGTTGTTCCATGGGGACCCGCACCCCGGAAACCTGTTGTTGTTGGAGGGTAACCGGCTGGCGCTGCTGGACTTCGGCATCGTCGGGCGGCTGTCGCGGCCGATGCAGGAGACGCTGGTGATGTTGTGCCTGGCAGTGGCGCTGAAGGACAGCGACTCGGTGGCGCGCATCCTCTACCGGGTAGGCGTGCCGGACGCGCGGGCGAACCTGGTGGGGTTCCGCAACGACATCGAGGGAATTCTCGGGCAGCACCTGCCGACGACGTTGGGACAGGTGGATACACGTTCGTTGCTGCGGGACTTGTTGGACCTGGCGGTGAAGTACCGCATCCGGATTCCGAAGGAGTACGCGATTCTGAGTCGGGCCTCGGTGTCGACCGAGGGGATGCTGCGCAGCCTGTATCCGGAGATGAACATCATCGAGGTGGTGCTGCCCTACGCGAAGGAGTTGCTCGCGGGGCGGTATGACCCGATGCAGTTGCAGGGCGGGCTGATGCGCACGCTCTTGCGGCTCCAGTCGATGGCGGCGGACCTGCCGACGCAGCTGTCGCAGATCCTGCTCGACATGGAGTCGGGCAAGTTCACCGTGACGGTGCGGGCGGACCAGTTCGAGAAGCTGAACGAGAACCTGCGCAGCGCGGCGGTGATTGCGTTCATGGGGCTGTGCGCGTGTGGGTTCATCGTGGGCGCGTTCATCTCGTTCGCGCCCAAGCCGTGGATGTACGGGAACATTCCGGTGCTGGGCGCCGTGGGAATCGCGCTGGCGGCGGGCCTGTTTGGCGCGGCCATCACCTGGTACCTCTTCGGCGGACGCGGACTTGGCAAGGTGCGGCTGAGCCGGTTCTTGAAGGCGCCGAAGCGCAAGTAG
- a CDS encoding DUF2267 domain-containing protein encodes MAQETELPPNITPVKERDESLDLQGFLDEIGNSREVLVNKLEARDAAHAVLCTLARRLSDGEDVKLMRALGRDIGEIVGECTILRGPSHARRMHRDEFIGDVADHLKIPVDQAFRVMTVVFTAVRDRIPEDEVAAVASQLPADLADSFRRPV; translated from the coding sequence ATGGCGCAGGAGACGGAGCTTCCTCCCAACATCACCCCCGTGAAGGAGCGCGATGAGTCCCTGGACCTTCAAGGGTTCCTGGACGAAATCGGCAACAGCCGGGAGGTGCTGGTCAACAAGCTGGAGGCGCGGGACGCGGCGCACGCGGTGCTGTGCACGTTGGCGCGGCGCTTGTCGGATGGAGAAGACGTGAAGCTGATGCGCGCGTTGGGCCGCGACATCGGCGAAATCGTCGGCGAGTGCACCATCCTCCGAGGCCCGTCGCATGCGCGCCGCATGCACCGCGACGAGTTCATCGGGGATGTGGCGGACCACCTGAAGATTCCGGTGGACCAGGCGTTCCGGGTGATGACGGTGGTCTTCACCGCGGTGCGGGACAGGATTCCCGAGGACGAGGTGGCCGCGGTGGCCTCGCAGCTTCCGGCGGACCTGGCGGACAGTTTCCGCAGGCCGGTCTGA